The genomic region AAATTGCTGACTCTGCAGGCCTCCCATATCAAAAAGACATGTTTAAGGGTGGTGGAACGGATGCTGGATCTGCCCATTTAGAAAATGGGGGAATTCCTGCAGTAGTTTTAGGAATTCCGTTACGATATTGCCATGATCCATATTCGTTAGTTCATAAGAATGATTTAGAGGTGATGTGTCAACTAATTAAAACGTTAGCAGGGTACCTTAATAAAGACAATGTTACAGAAATTAAGAAATTTTAATAGAGGGAGTATTTATTGATGGATAAGACAGAAAAACAAATTATGGGACTAATTTCTTCATCAGGAGAAAGTCGAGCAAAGGCTTTTGAGGCTTTACAAAAAGTAAAGACACATGAATATGAAGCTGCACATAAAATGTTAAAAGAAGCGCAAGAATTAGATATTGAGGCACATAATATTCAAACTGCTATTATTCAGCAAGAACTGAGTGAAGAGGAAGATAAAGTAACCATTAGTTTATTAATGGTACATGCGCAAGACCATTATATGACAGCACAATTATCACGAGATCTGATTGAAGAACTAATTAAAATTTTTGAAGCACGCGAAAAAATGGAGGGATAAAAATGAAAATTGTTTTAGCTTGTGTAGCGGGATTATCAACAACAATGATGATGGATAGTATGAAAAGCGTCATTAAGAATAGTCAAAAATTGAATATTGATGATTTTACATTAATGGCGATCCCGGTTGAACAATTACCGGCAGAAATAGAAGGAACAGATGTTGTTTTATTAGGCCCTCAAGTTTCATATAAGAGTGATTTTGTAGAGTCAGTTACAAAACCACTTAATATTCCCTACGTCATTATCGACAAGGAGACATACGGTTCAATGGATGGGGGGACTGTAATAAAAGAAGCATTGATCGCTAAAAGAAAACAAGATATCCAGAATAAAGAAAGTGAGGGTAACTAATGTTTGATAAATTTGAGGCGTTTATGTCTAAATATTTTATTCCGCTTGCTAACAAAATGGATCGTAATATCTATTTAAGTGCAATTAAAAAATCAATGGTGGCGATGACACCTATTTTAATTATTGGTAGTTTTGCATTAATTCCAGATGCTATTCCTAATATGATTGGTAAGAATAATCCTGTGTCTCAATGGATTGCCCAATATTCTAGTGTTATCAGTATCCCGTATACTGTCGGGATGGGGATGATGGCGTTATATGTCGCTGCAATTATTGGGTATCATCTAGCTCAGTCTAAGAAATTGGATGTTCCTGGGTGTGTCACAATGGCAGTAATGGGATTTTTAATTCTAGCAGTTGATTTCACTAAAGATGGTATGGTTGATACGATGTATTTTGGGACTAAAGGGTTATTCGTATCAATGTTCGGTTCCATTATAGCTGTTGAACTGTTTAGCTGGTGTAAGAAACGTAATTTTACAATTAAAATGCCAGAAACAGTACCGGATTTTGTTTCTAAATCGTTTGAAATGATTCCAATTTCAATAATTGTTGTGGGAACCTTTGTTATTATCCGTGTGGTTTGCGTTGATGTGCTCAACACGACACCACCAATGATATTTACAAATTTACTTGCACCGTTAGTGGGGTCAATGGATAATCCGTTCGCCTATACTTTCCTAAAAATGCTTCAATGTTTATTGTTCTTCTTTGGTATTCATCCAGCGGTTCTCAGTCCAATTACAAGTCCAGTTTCAACTCAGTTTATTGCAGAAAACATTGCAAATTATAAAGCTGGAACAGCAATGACTCACTTCTTTACACCAGGAATGGACTCAGCGTTCGGAAATCTTACGGGTACTGGGGTAACGTTCGGGTTAGTATTCTGGTGCATGTTTTCGAAAGCGGTTGCACAAAGGAAAATTGGTCGAATTTCGATTATACCAGCGTTGTTTGGTATTAATGAACCTATTCTTTTTGGTGCACCTGTTGTATTAAATCCATTATTATTTATTCCATTTGTTATCATTGGACCAATCATTTCATCATTTGGTGCTTGGGCAATGTCGTTTGGATGGTTAAAAATGTCTGTCTTCACACCGCCATATGTTGGGGTTTTCTTTGAGGGCTACTTAGCAACGTTTGATTGGCGAAGCTTTATCGTTAATGGTATGCAATTAATCGTATCTATTATAATCTGGTACCCATTCTTTAAAATGTATGAACGTCGTGAACTCCAAGCAGAAAGTGAAAAGCAAGCTGCAATCTCGAAAGAGGATGAAGCGATGCTTGATGATCTTGATTTAGATTTTTAGTCCGTTAGAAGCACTGCTAATATTGGTGGAGAAGGGAGTTAGTCCAGAATGGCAAAAATGAAAAAAAGTATCATAAACAGATTGAACCAAAAGTGATGCAAACTCCTACACCTAATTTTAGTAGTAAACGGATCATTGCAAGTGGTATTGATTGGGTTTTTGGGGGGATTATAAGTGGTATCCCTAGTGTTGTATTTTTTGCAGTATTAACAAAAAGCAGCAAGCCCTTAACGAGTATGTATCAATTTGAATCGATGGGATTTAGTCGTAATATTACGATTCTAGTAAGCTTAATCTGTTTATTATGTGGTTTTTGTTATTACGTAATAGTACCTTGGAAAATTTTCCCAGGACAAACTTTAGGTAAGCATTGGTTAAATTTAAAAATTGTTCATTTGAATAATCAGCGAATAACATTAGGGGGATATTGTATACGACAATTTCTAATTCTTATTTTTATCGAAGGTGCTGCAACAGCAACTTCAACTTATATTAAGGTATTGGTAACAACAATTTCTCGATTCTATATTGATCCCTACCTAAGGATAATTTGGTTCATAGTAACATTAGGCTCATTAATTTTATTATTTTGGTCAAAAAAACATTTAGCACTACACGATATACTTACTAAAACAACTGTTATTGACGTTTTTAAAAGCAATAATGTCGAAGGTGGTTTTTAGATGGAAGAAAGGTTGCATACTTTACGTAAAAAAATGAAGCAAAATAACCTAGGAGCAGTAATTATAAATAATAAAGCAAATCGTTATTATTTAAGCGGCTTTACAGGTACTGATGGACAGATTTTGATAACACAAACTGAACAATACATTATTGCTGACAGTCGCTATTTTGAACAGTTAAGGCAACAATCTGCCAACTTTACAATTATTGATAATCGGATGGCAATGAATACCGCTATGAAGAGACTATTATCAAAAATTGGTGAGCAGCGAATAGGTATTGAAGCAGATGAGATGAATGTGTCAGAATATCTAGCATTGTCAGGAGCAGATGGAGAATTAGTTCCTATCTATAATTTGATAGAACAACAACGGATGATAAAAGATGAGGAAGAGAGAAATAAAATTCAACATGCAGCGTTAATCGCAGATGAGACGTTTAACCATATTATTAAGTACATTAGACCAGGAATGACCGAAAAACAGGTTGCCAATGAAATTGATCAATATGGCCTTAAGTTAGGTGCTGATGCTCCCGCATTCGAAACGATAGTTGCATCGGGGATACGATCTGCATTACCGCACGGACATGCGTCTGAGAAGGTTATTCAAAATGGAGAATTAATCATCTTAGATTTTGGATTTGAGTGGCGGCATTACTATTCTGACATAACAAGAACAATTGCTGTAGGTCCTGTTTCAAAGGAGTTAAGACAAATTTTTGATATTACGTTAGCAGCTCAAAAGAAAGCGATTCAGACCTGCAAGAAGGATGTACCACTTAAATCGGTGGATAAAGTTGCTAGGGACTATATAGCAAAAGCAGGTTTCGGGAATAACTTTTTACACGGGACGGGTCATGGCATAGGCTTGACTGTTCATGAATATCCGCTGTTAAATCATGATAGTGATGAACAGTTACAAAATCATATGACTTTTACAGTCGAACCAGGAATATATCTTGAACAAAAAGGCGGTATTCGAATTGAAGATGATATATGGATCGATGACGATGGGGTACCTGTTGTTATGACGAAATCACCTAAAGAGTGGATACAGCTTTAGGTATAAATAGAAGGTGATTAGATGACGAAGTTTGACTTTGATACGGTGATTAATCGCTATGGAACTTACTCAACTCAATGGGACTACGTAAAAGATCGTTTTGGAGAGGCTAATTTATTACCTTTTACAATCTCTGATATGGATTTCAAAGCGCCTAAAGGTGTTAGTGACGTCATTATCGATGCAGCGAACAGAGGTGTTTTTGGATATACTCGTTGGAATAATAATGAATTTAAGTCAGCAATTGTAGATTGGTTCTTAAATCGATATCAGGTGCGAGTTGATGCAGAAGCAATTGTGTATAGTCCAAGCGTTATTTTTAGTCTGGCAAAATTAATAGAACTGTTCAGTAAGCCACATGAAAAAATTGTTACTTTTAGTCCTTGTTACGATGCGTTTATTAATACTGTTACTGCTAATGATAGACAATTAATCCAGATGGATATTACGAATGGATTAGTAATAGAAAAACTTGAGCACGTGTTTAAAATTGAGCATCCAAAAATTCTATTATTATGTAATCCCCAGAATCCATTAGGAATTGTATGGTCTTCAGAACTACTACAGACAATTGTTAGACTCTGTAATGCGTACAATGTTGCAGTTATTAGTGACGAAATTCATATGGATGTTGTTCGAAAGGGAGTTGTCGTACACACGATTGCTGAATATTTTAGCGAATTGACGACACAATGCGCAGTGATAACGTCTGCCAGCAAATCATTTAATATCCCAGCATTGGGTTGTTCATACGCATTAATTCCAGACGAGTTAATGAGACTCAAATTTTTATATGAATTAAAGCAAAAAAACGCCGTATCCTCGGTGCCGTACTTAGGAATGTTAGCGACAATAGAATGTTATAACCATCAAGAGGATTGGTTAAATCAGTTGAACGATTATGTTGATGATAATTTTAAATATTTACAAACCTTCTTGAAAGAGCAGTTAAATTTAGATTATCAAATTCCGGATGCAACTTACTTAGCGTGGATAGATATTCGGCCGCTAGGTATCCCGATGACAGTTTTACAAGAAGAATTGATTAAATGTCAAAAAGTAGCTATTATGGACGGACGTTTGTATGGTAACGGTGGTTCTGATCATCTTCGGTATAATTTAGGGGCATCGAGAAGTAAGGTTGAAGAAGGATTAAATCGTTTGTTAAAAGCTGTTGAAGCTATCCAGCAGAGATGAGCACTAAAAAAGTGTTGAAGGCCCAATCGGTCTTCAACACTTTTTTAGTAGTAATATTTCAAATCACTGGCGGGACTTGGGTAGTTGTAGATTGTATCGGTGAGTTCAGCCGCGGTCGTATGATTTTTAATGAGGGGCGTCAAATAATTGATCAATTCTTCGGCAATCGTGGTGTAGGCTGCCGCGCCGACGAGTTGGTTGGTTTGGCGGTCAAAAATCGTGGTCACGATGGCGTTTGGTTCCTTAATGCGATTGAAGGTGTACCAATTAGTGGTTGTTTGTTGCTTAAGTCGATATTGGTCGGGGTTTTCTTGCGCCGTTTGAACAGAGACACCGACTTGTGAAATCTGGGGGCTAGCGTAAACCGTATGTGGAATGAGTGGGTACGCAATGGGATCCGAATTAGTTTGGAGAAGTTGACCGGCTACATAGCGGCCTTCAAAGCCAGCGACCGGTGTCAATTTGGGTTGTGGCCGGTCAACGACATCCCCAATGGCGTAGATCCGCGGATTACTGCTGACTAAGTGCTCGTCCACTTGAATACCGTGGTGGCCAGTGGCAATGTCCGCTGCCGGCAAGTTGAGTTCGTCGATATTGGCGTGGCGCCCAAGTGCGGCAAAAGCAGCATCCACGGTCAGCGTAAAACCGCCTGCGTTGTTGAGCACGAGGCCTTTTGTTGTCTCATATACTTTGGTCACCGTTGTTTCAAAATGGAACTGAACGCCTTTATTTTGGAGGCTCGTAATCAGTTCGGTCGTCATGGTTTCTGGAAAATCGCGTAAAATCCGCTTGTTATGTTGAATGATGTGGACTTCAGCGCCCGCTGTGGCGGCGATATTTGCTAGTTCGATGGCGATATAACCGGCACCGATGAAGGCTATTTTAGCAGGGAGGTGATCCAGGTCTAAAAATTGATTGCTGGTCTGTAAAAGATCGCGTCCTTCAATTGCGGGGAGCGTTGGGGTCTGACCGGTTGCGATGATGAAGTGGTCGGCCGTATAATCCGTTTCACCGACGCGTAAGTGGTGGTCGGCGATAAAGTGAGCGGTGCCGGTTACTGTTCGAATGCCAGCGCTTTGCAGACCGTTTAAAGTGCCGTCCGGAATTTGAGTGGTGTATTGGCGCTTGAAAGCCATGAGTTGGGGCCAGTTGATGTAACTGGTACCGACTAAACCACTAGATTGCAGGGCGTGCTGGTGGTCGATGGCTTCAACAGCCGAGTAGAGCATCTTTTTAGGGTCGCAGCCGCGATTGGGACAGGTGCCGCCCCATAAATCATTTTCGACGACTAAAACGGACTGCTGTTCCGCCAAACGATAAGCCGCCGCCAAGCCGCCAGGGCCGCCACCGATCACGATGGTGTCAAAATGTGTTTTCATATTAAACCCTCCTCAATTGATTGCTTTGGCTTCATCGTAGCACAGTGCAAAAGTGAATCAAAAAAATAAGATTGACGGGCCCAAGCACGTCAATTGGTTGGCCTTTTTCTAAGTGGTACAATGAACTAACAAATCGTTAAGTGGCAAAAGGAGTAGCGCATGATTGAATTTGAAGGCGTCACCAAACAATACGGGCAAAGCCGCGCGTTAGATGGTCTAACATTAACCATTCCAGACAATGGTCTATTTGTCTTGGTCGGCCCTAGTGGTAGCGGGAAAACAACCTCGGTCAAAATGATTAACCGGTTGATCGAACCAACTAGTGGGACGATTAAAATTGATGGGCAGCCAATTGACCAAATGGATTTGCAGACCCTCCGACTTAACATTGGCTATGTTTTACAAAATATCGCCCTTTTTCCGCATTTAACAATCGAAGAAAATATTACCATTCAACTCGAAGTTTTGAAGTGGTCTAAAGCTGATCGCCAAAAGCGCGCTCGGGAGCTGTTAACGCTGGTTAATCTAGATCCGGATAAATACGCCAACCGCTACCCTAGTGAGCTCTCAGGGGGCCAACAACAGCGAATTGGGATTATTCGGGCGCTGGCTACCAAACCGAAAGTGATTTTAATGGATGAACCGTTTAGTGCGCTCGACCCTGTGACGCGCACACAATTGCAAGATCTCGTATTGGATTTGCAAAAGCAATTGCATAATACGGTTGTTTTTGTGACCCATGATATGAAAGAAGCACTGCGTTTAGGGGATGAAATTGCGGTGATGCGTGCGGGTAGTATTCAACAAATTGGAACGGCCGAAGCGATTTTTAACCAACCGAAAAACGACTTTGTCCGTGAATTTTTCGATATTGAACGCCAACCAACGACATTGACGGTGCAAGATTTAGTGGCCGCTGATTTGGGGACCGTTGTTAGCGGGCAACCGGAAACGATTGCCACTACAGCGTCCATCAAAGCCTTGGCCCAAGCCTTAA from Latilactobacillus sakei subsp. sakei DSM 20017 = JCM 1157 harbors:
- a CDS encoding ABC transporter ATP-binding protein produces the protein MIEFEGVTKQYGQSRALDGLTLTIPDNGLFVLVGPSGSGKTTSVKMINRLIEPTSGTIKIDGQPIDQMDLQTLRLNIGYVLQNIALFPHLTIEENITIQLEVLKWSKADRQKRARELLTLVNLDPDKYANRYPSELSGGQQQRIGIIRALATKPKVILMDEPFSALDPVTRTQLQDLVLDLQKQLHNTVVFVTHDMKEALRLGDEIAVMRAGSIQQIGTAEAIFNQPKNDFVREFFDIERQPTTLTVQDLVAADLGTVVSGQPETIATTASIKALAQALIAQPEGVVVALDDQTQRQLTTTDLTTLIAKRGL
- a CDS encoding dihydrolipoyl dehydrogenase family protein, with amino-acid sequence MKTHFDTIVIGGGPGGLAAAYRLAEQQSVLVVENDLWGGTCPNRGCDPKKMLYSAVEAIDHQHALQSSGLVGTSYINWPQLMAFKRQYTTQIPDGTLNGLQSAGIRTVTGTAHFIADHHLRVGETDYTADHFIIATGQTPTLPAIEGRDLLQTSNQFLDLDHLPAKIAFIGAGYIAIELANIAATAGAEVHIIQHNKRILRDFPETMTTELITSLQNKGVQFHFETTVTKVYETTKGLVLNNAGGFTLTVDAAFAALGRHANIDELNLPAADIATGHHGIQVDEHLVSSNPRIYAIGDVVDRPQPKLTPVAGFEGRYVAGQLLQTNSDPIAYPLIPHTVYASPQISQVGVSVQTAQENPDQYRLKQQTTTNWYTFNRIKEPNAIVTTIFDRQTNQLVGAAAYTTIAEELINYLTPLIKNHTTAAELTDTIYNYPSPASDLKYYY
- a CDS encoding PTS sugar transporter subunit IIC → MFDKFEAFMSKYFIPLANKMDRNIYLSAIKKSMVAMTPILIIGSFALIPDAIPNMIGKNNPVSQWIAQYSSVISIPYTVGMGMMALYVAAIIGYHLAQSKKLDVPGCVTMAVMGFLILAVDFTKDGMVDTMYFGTKGLFVSMFGSIIAVELFSWCKKRNFTIKMPETVPDFVSKSFEMIPISIIVVGTFVIIRVVCVDVLNTTPPMIFTNLLAPLVGSMDNPFAYTFLKMLQCLLFFFGIHPAVLSPITSPVSTQFIAENIANYKAGTAMTHFFTPGMDSAFGNLTGTGVTFGLVFWCMFSKAVAQRKIGRISIIPALFGINEPILFGAPVVLNPLLFIPFVIIGPIISSFGAWAMSFGWLKMSVFTPPYVGVFFEGYLATFDWRSFIVNGMQLIVSIIIWYPFFKMYERRELQAESEKQAAISKEDEAMLDDLDLDF
- a CDS encoding RDD family protein yields the protein MQTPTPNFSSKRIIASGIDWVFGGIISGIPSVVFFAVLTKSSKPLTSMYQFESMGFSRNITILVSLICLLCGFCYYVIVPWKIFPGQTLGKHWLNLKIVHLNNQRITLGGYCIRQFLILIFIEGAATATSTYIKVLVTTISRFYIDPYLRIIWFIVTLGSLILLFWSKKHLALHDILTKTTVIDVFKSNNVEGGF
- a CDS encoding MalY/PatB family protein; the protein is MTKFDFDTVINRYGTYSTQWDYVKDRFGEANLLPFTISDMDFKAPKGVSDVIIDAANRGVFGYTRWNNNEFKSAIVDWFLNRYQVRVDAEAIVYSPSVIFSLAKLIELFSKPHEKIVTFSPCYDAFINTVTANDRQLIQMDITNGLVIEKLEHVFKIEHPKILLLCNPQNPLGIVWSSELLQTIVRLCNAYNVAVISDEIHMDVVRKGVVVHTIAEYFSELTTQCAVITSASKSFNIPALGCSYALIPDELMRLKFLYELKQKNAVSSVPYLGMLATIECYNHQEDWLNQLNDYVDDNFKYLQTFLKEQLNLDYQIPDATYLAWIDIRPLGIPMTVLQEELIKCQKVAIMDGRLYGNGGSDHLRYNLGASRSKVEEGLNRLLKAVEAIQQR
- a CDS encoding PTS lactose/cellobiose transporter subunit IIA, which gives rise to MMDKTEKQIMGLISSSGESRAKAFEALQKVKTHEYEAAHKMLKEAQELDIEAHNIQTAIIQQELSEEEDKVTISLLMVHAQDHYMTAQLSRDLIEELIKIFEAREKMEG
- a CDS encoding PTS sugar transporter subunit IIB, producing the protein MKIVLACVAGLSTTMMMDSMKSVIKNSQKLNIDDFTLMAIPVEQLPAEIEGTDVVLLGPQVSYKSDFVESVTKPLNIPYVIIDKETYGSMDGGTVIKEALIAKRKQDIQNKESEGN
- a CDS encoding M24 family metallopeptidase → MEERLHTLRKKMKQNNLGAVIINNKANRYYLSGFTGTDGQILITQTEQYIIADSRYFEQLRQQSANFTIIDNRMAMNTAMKRLLSKIGEQRIGIEADEMNVSEYLALSGADGELVPIYNLIEQQRMIKDEEERNKIQHAALIADETFNHIIKYIRPGMTEKQVANEIDQYGLKLGADAPAFETIVASGIRSALPHGHASEKVIQNGELIILDFGFEWRHYYSDITRTIAVGPVSKELRQIFDITLAAQKKAIQTCKKDVPLKSVDKVARDYIAKAGFGNNFLHGTGHGIGLTVHEYPLLNHDSDEQLQNHMTFTVEPGIYLEQKGGIRIEDDIWIDDDGVPVVMTKSPKEWIQL